Within Azoarcus sp. DD4, the genomic segment ACACGGTGGAGTGCGTGCTGCCCAACACCCGGATCGTGCGCTTCGCCATCGCCGACGGCTGTGTGGACGGCGACCGCGCCCACGCGGTCAGCATCAAGGACGCCGGCGACGACCCCGACGCCACCCACGGCGCCCACCTCACCGCCGACGTGCGCCGCATCCCCGGCGGCGGCGGCGAGGTCATCCTCAAGGGCGGGCCGGGCGTCGGCGTGGTCACCAAACCGGGGCTGGGGCTGGAGGTCGGCGGCCCGGCGATCAATCCGGTGCCGCGCACCAACATCGCCGCCAACGTCGCCGCCGCCGGCAAACCGCTGCTCGCCGCCGGCGACAGCCTGGAAGTGACGATCTCGGTGCCGGGCGGCGAGGAGATGGCGAAGAAGACGCTCAACGCCCGCCTCGGCATCCTCGGCGGCATCTCCATCCTCGGCACCACCGGCATCGTGCGGCCCTACTCCACCGCGGCCTTCCGCGCCAGCGTCATTCAGGCCGTCGACGTCGCCGCCAACCAGGGCCACAGCAGCGTGGTATTCACCACCGGCGGGCGCACCGAGAAGTGCGCGATGCGCGAATTCCCCGCGCTGGACGAAGCCTGCTTCGTGCAAATGGGCGACTTCGTCAAGGCCGCCTTCACCACCGCGTTGAAGCAGCGCATGCGGCACATCATCGTCGGCGCCATGGTCGGCAAGCTCACCAAGATCGCCCAGGGCCTGTCGGTGACCCACGCCTGGCGCGAAGAGGTGGACCGCGAGCTGATCGCCGGCGCCGCGATCGAGATCGGCGCGCCGCCGCCGCTGGTGGAAGAGATCCGCGCCGCCGAAACCGCCCGCTTCGCCGCCGAAAAGCTCGACGAACTCGGGCTCGCGGTCGCCTTCCACCGGGCCCTGGCCAAGCGTGCCATCGCCAGCCTGCGCCAGCGCTACCCGGGCCGGCACACGCTGTCGGTGATGGCCTGCAACTTCGAGGGCAAGCCCATCGTCACCGTGCATGACGACGCACCGGCCGGCATGGACTACGCCACGCTCCCCGATACAGACCCCGATGCAGACTGAAACCCTCCACATCATCGGCATCCTCGACGACGGCTGGGCCGGCCTCGCCGACGCCGCCCGCCAACGCCTCGCCGGCTGCGGCATGGTGATCGGCGCCGCGCGTACGCTGGCGCTGGTCGCGCCCTTCCTGCCCGAATCCACCGTGCTGCGCGACATGGACGGCGCGCTGTCGAAGGTGCCCAGCTGGGTGCGCGACGCCCAGGCGGACGGCCTCGCCGTCGCGGTGCTGGCCACCGGCGATCCGCTCTGCCACGGCATCGCCGCCTTCCTGATCGGCAAGCTCGGCGCCGCGCAGGTCGCGGTGCATCCGGCGCCGTCAACCATTCAGCTGGCCTGCGCGCGGCTGAAAAAGCCCTGGCAGGACATCGCGATTGCCTCCTGCCACAGCGCCGACGCCGGCGAGTGGGCCGCCGGTGCCACGCCGGACCACGGCCTCTACAAGTTGGTGCGCGCGGTGGCGGAACATCCCCGCGTCGCCGCCTTCACCGGCCCCGACAACAGCCCCGACCGCATCGCCCGCGCGCTGCTCGCCGCCGGCTACGGCGAGGACACGCGCATCTCGGTCGCCGCCCGCCTGTGCCTGGCCGACGAGGCGGTGTTCGCCGATCTCCCGCTCGCGGACGCGGCGGCGATGCGCTTCCCCGACCCCAACATCGTCGTCATTGAACGCACGCCGGCCGAACGGCGTGCGCTGTTCGGTTTCGACGACGGCGACTACGTCCAGCGCCAGCCGGAGAAAGGCCTGATCACCAAGCTGGAAGCGCGCGCGGTGTCGCTCGCCAAGCTCGGGCTCGCCGCCGACAGCATCGTCTGGGACATCGGCGCCGGCTCCGGCTCGGTCGGGCTGGAAGCCAGCCGCATCGCCCGCCACGGCCACGTGTGGGCGATCGAGAAGAACGAGGCCGATGCCGCCAACGCGCGCGAAAACGCCCGCCGCCTGCGCGCGGACAACTACACCCTGGCGCACGCCAAGGCCCCGGCCGCACTGGATACCTGGCCCGACCCGGACGCGGTCTTCATCGGCGGCTCCGGCGGCGAGCTGGCTGAACTCATCCTCCTCGCTCTCCAGCGGCTGCGCCCCGACGGCCGGCTGGTGATGAACTTCGTCACCCTCGAAAACCTCGCCACCGCGACCACGGTACTGGCGGTGGCCGGCGCAGTTTGGGACGTCACCCAGCTATCCGCCGCGCGCAGCCAGCCCATCCTCGACATGCACCGGCTCGCCGCGCAGAACCCCGTGTGGATCGTCTGCGCGCGCAAGAGCGTCGCCCAAACGGAAGCAGACACCGATGACTGACGCCACGCTCCCGTTCACCGCCGCACGCTACGGTCGCCTGATCGGCGTCTCGCTCGGCCCCGGCGATCCGGACCTCATCACCCGCCGCGGCTGGGCGGCGCTGCAGTCGGGCGCGCGCTGGGCCTATCCGGTAAAGAAGGCGGAAAGCGGCTCCTACGCGCTCGACATCGTGCGCCGCGGCGGCCTCGCGCTGCCGGACGACGCCGAAGCGCTGGTGTTTCCGATGACGCGCGATCCGCTCGCGCTCGCCCGCGCCTGGGCGCGCGCCGC encodes:
- a CDS encoding cobalt-precorrin-5B (C(1))-methyltransferase; its protein translation is MTAGHAVAEKIRKGDPKRDRGNRSGFSTGANSAAAAAAATLGLVRGAVPDTVECVLPNTRIVRFAIADGCVDGDRAHAVSIKDAGDDPDATHGAHLTADVRRIPGGGGEVILKGGPGVGVVTKPGLGLEVGGPAINPVPRTNIAANVAAAGKPLLAAGDSLEVTISVPGGEEMAKKTLNARLGILGGISILGTTGIVRPYSTAAFRASVIQAVDVAANQGHSSVVFTTGGRTEKCAMREFPALDEACFVQMGDFVKAAFTTALKQRMRHIIVGAMVGKLTKIAQGLSVTHAWREEVDRELIAGAAIEIGAPPPLVEEIRAAETARFAAEKLDELGLAVAFHRALAKRAIASLRQRYPGRHTLSVMACNFEGKPIVTVHDDAPAGMDYATLPDTDPDAD
- the cbiE gene encoding precorrin-6y C5,15-methyltransferase (decarboxylating) subunit CbiE produces the protein MQTETLHIIGILDDGWAGLADAARQRLAGCGMVIGAARTLALVAPFLPESTVLRDMDGALSKVPSWVRDAQADGLAVAVLATGDPLCHGIAAFLIGKLGAAQVAVHPAPSTIQLACARLKKPWQDIAIASCHSADAGEWAAGATPDHGLYKLVRAVAEHPRVAAFTGPDNSPDRIARALLAAGYGEDTRISVAARLCLADEAVFADLPLADAAAMRFPDPNIVVIERTPAERRALFGFDDGDYVQRQPEKGLITKLEARAVSLAKLGLAADSIVWDIGAGSGSVGLEASRIARHGHVWAIEKNEADAANARENARRLRADNYTLAHAKAPAALDTWPDPDAVFIGGSGGELAELILLALQRLRPDGRLVMNFVTLENLATATTVLAVAGAVWDVTQLSAARSQPILDMHRLAAQNPVWIVCARKSVAQTEADTDD